From a region of the Spelaeicoccus albus genome:
- the gabT gene encoding 4-aminobutyrate--2-oxoglutarate transaminase: MTTVESGGPGLAQERRVVTSIPGPRSQELHARKAAAVANGVSQTLPIYITAAGGGILRDIDGNQLIDFGAGIAVVNAGNANPDVVSRVQEQVAAFTHTCFMVTPYEGYVEVAEALNRLTPGDHPKKSALFNSGAEAVENAVKIARRSTGRDAVVVFDHAYHGRTNLTMAMTAKNMPYKKGFGPFASEVYRAPMSYPLRDNEAAGTKLSGEDAAKRAISQIEKQVGADSLAAIVIEPIQGEGGFIVPAKGFLPALQAWCNDNDVVFVADEVQTGFARTGQMFACEDEGVVPDIITTAKGIAGGLPLSAVTGRAEIMDAVHGGGLGGTYGGNPVACAAALGAIETFERDDLPAKAAHIGEIMLGELTTIRAQHSAIADIRGRGAMIAIEITKPGTLEPDPELTAAVAAEAHANGLVVLVTGTYSNILRFLPPLVISEELLREGLGVLSDAFDAVDK; this comes from the coding sequence ATGACCACAGTTGAATCAGGAGGCCCCGGCCTCGCCCAAGAACGCCGCGTCGTCACGTCGATCCCCGGCCCGCGCTCGCAAGAACTCCACGCCCGCAAAGCTGCGGCAGTCGCGAACGGGGTCAGCCAGACCCTGCCCATTTACATTACGGCGGCCGGCGGCGGAATCCTCCGCGATATCGACGGCAACCAGCTGATCGACTTCGGTGCAGGCATTGCCGTCGTGAACGCGGGCAATGCCAACCCGGACGTCGTCTCGCGCGTGCAGGAGCAGGTGGCCGCATTCACGCACACCTGCTTCATGGTGACGCCGTACGAGGGGTACGTCGAGGTGGCCGAGGCGCTCAATCGGCTCACGCCCGGCGACCATCCGAAAAAGAGCGCGCTGTTCAACTCGGGCGCCGAAGCCGTGGAGAACGCCGTCAAGATCGCGCGTCGGTCCACCGGACGCGACGCCGTCGTCGTGTTCGACCACGCCTATCACGGGCGCACCAACCTCACCATGGCCATGACTGCCAAGAACATGCCGTACAAGAAGGGTTTCGGCCCGTTCGCCTCCGAGGTCTACCGTGCGCCGATGTCGTATCCGCTGCGCGACAACGAAGCCGCCGGCACCAAACTGTCCGGCGAGGACGCCGCAAAACGCGCCATTTCACAGATTGAAAAGCAGGTTGGCGCCGACAGCCTCGCCGCCATAGTCATCGAGCCGATTCAGGGCGAGGGCGGATTCATCGTGCCGGCCAAGGGTTTCCTGCCGGCCTTGCAGGCCTGGTGCAACGACAACGACGTCGTGTTCGTCGCCGATGAGGTGCAGACCGGGTTCGCACGCACCGGCCAGATGTTCGCCTGCGAGGACGAAGGCGTCGTCCCCGACATCATCACCACGGCCAAGGGGATCGCCGGCGGCCTGCCGTTGTCGGCGGTGACGGGACGAGCCGAGATCATGGACGCCGTGCACGGCGGTGGACTCGGCGGCACGTACGGCGGCAACCCGGTAGCCTGCGCTGCCGCGTTGGGCGCCATCGAGACGTTCGAACGCGACGACCTGCCCGCCAAGGCCGCCCACATCGGCGAGATCATGCTGGGCGAGCTGACCACCATTCGTGCGCAGCATTCGGCCATCGCGGACATTCGCGGACGCGGCGCCATGATCGCCATCGAAATCACGAAGCCGGGAACTCTCGAGCCGGACCCCGAACTCACCGCGGCGGTCGCGGCAGAAGCCCACGCCAACGGGCTGGTCGTCCTCGTCACGGGGACGTACTCGAACATTTTGCGGTTCCTGCCTCCGCTCGTCATTTCCGAGGAGTTGCTGCGCGAAGGGCTCGGTGTGCTGTCCGACGCGTTCGACGCCGTCGACAAGTAG
- a CDS encoding LLM class flavin-dependent oxidoreductase — MSIKLSALDLIPVRTDQTTADALTATVGVARAADAAGFTRYWVAEHHNMPAVGATSPPVVISHLAARTDRIRIGSGGVMLPNHAPLAVAEQFALLEAAYPGRIDLGIGRAPGSDPVTAMALRGPASQGNKDLENFPDYVDEVISLMSPDGVQIPMHGGQTYHLHGTPSPVSEPTVWLLGSSGYSAQLAAAKGLPYVFAHHFSGEGTAAALGAYRSSFKPSEYSSEPQTFLTVNAVVADTQEEADARALPQLQSMAKLRSGKLEPLALIEDAAAADLDPRLNEMIAVMRRRWLIGTPSAVAKQLTELAASFDVDEVMINPVGSAHRGESARTATAREETITALAAEVA; from the coding sequence GTGAGCATCAAACTTTCCGCACTTGACTTGATCCCTGTTCGCACCGACCAGACGACCGCGGACGCGCTGACCGCCACGGTTGGGGTGGCCCGAGCCGCCGACGCCGCCGGATTCACCCGGTACTGGGTCGCCGAGCATCACAATATGCCGGCCGTGGGCGCCACGAGTCCGCCCGTCGTCATCTCGCATTTGGCCGCGCGCACCGACCGGATTCGCATCGGGTCCGGCGGCGTGATGTTGCCGAACCATGCTCCGCTGGCGGTGGCCGAGCAGTTCGCGCTGCTCGAGGCCGCATATCCCGGCCGCATCGACCTTGGTATCGGCCGGGCGCCCGGCAGTGATCCGGTGACGGCGATGGCACTTCGCGGGCCCGCCTCGCAGGGCAACAAAGATCTCGAGAACTTCCCGGATTACGTTGACGAAGTCATTTCGCTGATGAGTCCGGACGGCGTGCAGATCCCGATGCACGGCGGACAAACGTATCACTTGCACGGCACGCCGTCGCCGGTCAGCGAACCAACCGTGTGGCTGCTCGGGTCGTCCGGATATTCGGCGCAGCTGGCCGCGGCGAAGGGACTGCCGTACGTGTTCGCACACCACTTCTCGGGTGAAGGGACGGCTGCCGCGCTCGGAGCATACCGGTCGTCGTTCAAGCCGTCGGAGTATTCGTCCGAGCCGCAGACCTTCCTCACCGTCAACGCGGTCGTGGCCGACACGCAGGAGGAAGCCGACGCCCGCGCGTTGCCCCAGCTGCAATCGATGGCCAAACTTCGTTCGGGGAAGCTCGAGCCGCTTGCCTTGATCGAGGACGCCGCGGCAGCGGACCTGGACCCCCGGCTGAACGAAATGATCGCGGTGATGCGCCGCCGCTGGCTGATCGGTACGCCGTCCGCCGTGGCCAAGCAGCTCACCGAGCTCGCAGCGTCGTTCGACGTCGACGAGGTGATGATCAATCCGGTCGGCTCGGCGCACCGCGGCGAATCGGCGCGCACTGCTACGGCCCGCGAAGAGACGATCACGGCGCTGGCAGCCGAGGTCGCGTAG